One Thalassotalea hakodatensis DNA segment encodes these proteins:
- a CDS encoding PDZ domain-containing protein, giving the protein MQILYKVGFSAMIAMVSIFSEAGSNSCATVSFDSSYTKIGTPFIIDNRIDDRKFDVGKLAEKKIVYKFKPGLRTVHFNVFGNVIELESDIEGELGRPKIHELVPFLFNFKANRHYTLSIKSTANSNSISVKNETEKQCHITNKTEVFGQTRALILKTDPFPQAIEDQLNKVFGKITNYYKDKKSYKSGDFFALEPDEYFGLVLDEKEYDKKSIKILSVLPFSLAYNLGLRSGDIILSLGDERGFKRNAKSTLDDYLYALDFSDTIRFEVERDGNKKILSDDYYPNLIPESAFSFNHLANETLLVDIKREKAFMPKQLKFEYQRLMLLLNAYYLSTGINSGDVVISRLANESKITFELLLSLDSLKTGTAIVRKSELSGRRYHGRRGVTLRKRIQGNNYNIGIKGKRVHEMRADRHPSPTYSSSSAPKASSTKNKKSSSN; this is encoded by the coding sequence ATGCAAATTCTATATAAAGTAGGGTTCAGTGCTATGATAGCTATGGTCTCTATATTTAGTGAAGCTGGAAGTAATAGCTGCGCTACGGTTTCTTTTGATTCAAGTTATACAAAGATAGGAACGCCGTTTATTATTGACAATAGAATTGATGATCGTAAATTTGATGTCGGAAAGCTAGCGGAAAAGAAAATTGTATATAAATTTAAGCCTGGACTTCGTACAGTACACTTTAATGTTTTCGGTAACGTAATTGAATTAGAGTCCGATATTGAAGGAGAACTCGGCAGACCAAAGATCCATGAATTAGTTCCTTTTCTTTTTAATTTTAAAGCGAACCGTCACTATACGTTATCGATAAAGTCCACTGCGAATTCAAATAGCATTAGTGTCAAAAATGAGACTGAAAAGCAATGCCATATTACAAATAAAACTGAAGTATTTGGACAAACGCGTGCACTTATTCTAAAGACTGATCCTTTTCCGCAGGCAATCGAAGATCAATTAAATAAAGTCTTTGGTAAAATAACTAATTATTATAAGGACAAGAAAAGCTATAAATCAGGAGACTTTTTTGCGTTAGAGCCTGATGAATACTTTGGTTTAGTACTGGACGAAAAAGAATATGATAAAAAATCGATCAAGATATTGTCGGTTTTACCGTTTTCGTTAGCATATAATTTAGGGTTACGATCCGGTGATATAATTCTTTCTTTAGGAGATGAGCGAGGGTTTAAACGCAACGCTAAAAGCACGTTAGATGACTATTTATATGCTTTAGATTTTTCCGATACTATTCGCTTTGAAGTTGAACGTGACGGTAACAAAAAGATTTTGTCTGATGACTATTATCCAAACTTAATACCCGAATCGGCGTTCTCTTTTAATCATTTAGCCAATGAAACCCTATTGGTTGATATTAAACGTGAAAAAGCGTTTATGCCGAAGCAGCTTAAGTTTGAATATCAACGACTCATGCTTTTGCTTAATGCTTATTATCTTTCCACGGGTATTAATTCCGGCGATGTCGTAATAAGCCGACTAGCCAATGAATCAAAGATAACATTTGAATTATTGCTATCATTAGACTCTTTAAAAACTGGTACAGCGATTGTTCGAAAATCTGAACTTTCAGGTAGGCGTTATCATGGGCGGAGAGGGGTGACGTTACGTAAGCGTATACAGGGTAATAACTATAATATAGGCATAAAGGGTAAAAGGGTACATGAAATGAGGGCAGATAGACATCCATCTCCAACATATAGCAGTAGCTCAGCCCCTAAAGCTAGCTCAACAAAAAACAAGAAATCTAGTAGCAACTAA
- a CDS encoding RNA polymerase sigma factor translates to MDWCDEQFLESLALGDKDAREQCYHFLAPQLYTAIVKICQSHEVAQDLLHDTFIIIFENIHSYREQGLFVAWAKRIAFNTTISFFRTMKKKANYCDDEVVEQVLELNIEKSIDDLKVIDELFSVCGYEERAVIWLYIVEQYSHKEIAELTNKSPSYSKSIVSRGLKKIRIVSQEKSNARVK, encoded by the coding sequence TTGGATTGGTGTGATGAACAATTTTTAGAGAGCTTAGCTTTAGGAGATAAAGATGCTCGTGAACAATGCTATCACTTCTTAGCTCCACAACTGTACACTGCAATTGTTAAAATTTGTCAATCCCATGAGGTGGCGCAGGATCTATTGCATGATACGTTTATTATTATTTTTGAAAACATACACAGTTATAGAGAACAAGGTTTGTTTGTCGCATGGGCTAAAAGAATAGCTTTCAATACCACAATTAGTTTTTTCCGAACCATGAAAAAGAAAGCTAATTACTGTGATGACGAAGTGGTAGAGCAAGTATTGGAGTTAAACATTGAAAAAAGTATTGATGATTTAAAAGTAATTGATGAATTATTTTCAGTTTGCGGATATGAAGAGCGAGCTGTGATTTGGCTTTATATTGTTGAACAATATAGTCATAAAGAAATAGCGGAATTAACTAATAAATCCCCTAGTTATTCTAAATCTATTGTCTCTAGAGGATTAAAAAAAATACGTATTGTTAGTCAGGAGAAAAGCAATGCAAGAGTCAAATAA